One genomic segment of Culturomica massiliensis includes these proteins:
- a CDS encoding DUF2752 domain-containing protein: MLEWLEAHQLSCWIKSLTGIECPGCGMQRALILLLKGELWASITAYPALLPLMLFLILALLKVTGVKKITSGWIKTSGFVCLGIILISYLLKLTIN, from the coding sequence ATGCTCGAATGGTTGGAGGCACATCAATTGTCCTGCTGGATTAAATCACTGACCGGAATAGAATGTCCGGGATGCGGTATGCAGAGGGCTTTGATCCTTTTGCTGAAAGGAGAATTATGGGCTTCGATTACCGCCTATCCGGCATTATTGCCGTTGATGTTGTTTTTAATATTGGCTTTATTGAAAGTAACGGGAGTGAAAAAAATTACTTCCGGATGGATAAAAACTAGCGGATTTGTTTGTTTGGGAATAATTTTAATTTCATATTTGCTAAAATTAACAATCAATTGA
- a CDS encoding CCC motif membrane protein, which yields MEIIDQNKKDLPNSTAVLVLGILSLVFCWCYGIVGLILGIIAVALSGTPRRLYQADPEAYTPASYKNVNAGRICGIIGICIAVLVFLVVILVVCGIIAAGIGASCGL from the coding sequence ATGGAAATTATTGATCAGAATAAAAAAGATTTACCGAATTCCACAGCCGTATTGGTATTGGGAATACTTTCATTGGTTTTCTGCTGGTGCTACGGAATTGTCGGATTGATTTTAGGAATTATTGCCGTGGCATTATCCGGAACGCCTCGCCGCTTGTATCAGGCTGATCCGGAGGCCTATACTCCGGCTTCATACAAGAATGTCAATGCAGGACGGATATGTGGTATTATCGGTATCTGTATTGCTGTGCTTGTTTTCCTTGTCGTTATTTTAGTGGTGTGTGGAATTATTGCGGCTGGAATTGGTGCAAGCTGCGGACTATAA
- a CDS encoding IS1096 element passenger TnpR family protein — protein sequence MNYRFEISLPNSSDFRCEIAMGGKQTFQQFHDKIIEVLGYDGSQMASFYTLDRMGNRVKEIALMDMSTEDEETDTLVMDVTEIQEIVNANCIELEYVFDFFNNRYFRVEYAGEYIADSADVLPVCIYCDGDIPEQMEFEGDEKWGFDKPEEEYDDSFMEEFSNDSDDYRDEDDEFGRDDDEFEDEGRYDDRYESIDDYIDKL from the coding sequence ATGAACTACAGGTTTGAAATCAGTTTACCGAACAGTTCGGATTTCAGATGTGAGATTGCTATGGGTGGAAAGCAGACTTTTCAGCAATTTCACGATAAAATTATAGAAGTGTTGGGGTATGACGGGTCGCAAATGGCTTCGTTTTACACCTTGGACAGAATGGGCAACCGGGTGAAGGAAATTGCCCTTATGGATATGTCTACCGAAGATGAGGAAACGGATACGTTGGTTATGGACGTGACGGAGATACAGGAGATTGTCAATGCCAACTGTATTGAATTGGAGTATGTTTTCGATTTTTTCAATAATCGTTATTTCCGGGTAGAATACGCCGGGGAATATATCGCGGATTCTGCCGATGTGTTGCCGGTATGTATCTATTGTGATGGTGATATTCCGGAACAGATGGAGTTTGAAGGTGATGAAAAATGGGGATTCGACAAACCGGAAGAAGAGTATGACGATAGTTTTATGGAAGAGTTTTCCAACGATTCGGACGATTATCGCGACGAGGATGATGAATTCGGTCGTGATGATGATGAGTTTGAAGATGAAGGGAGATACGA